In Streptomyces sp. P3, one DNA window encodes the following:
- a CDS encoding ATP-dependent DNA ligase → MLLTRLADVSREVAAVPARSRKIALLAELFREADAQDVPIVIPYLAGRLPQGRLGVGWKVLSRPVAPADGPTLSVRETDARLTELGTVSGPGSQAERTRLVGELMSAATADEQRFLLGLITGEVRQGALDAVAVEGLAQATGAPPGDVRRAVMLAGSLQSVARALLADGPAALESFRLTVGRPVQPMLAHTASSVTEAVGRLGACAVEEKLDGIRVQVHRDGDDVRLYTRTLDDITDRLPEVTRAARGLAGSRFILDGEVIALDGTGRPRSFQETAGRVGSRVDVATAAEAVPVSPVFFDVLSVDGRDLLDLPLAERQAELARLAPEPMRVRRTLVSGPEDAGAAEEFSRRTLLRGHEGVVVKALDAPYSAGRRGASWLKVKPVHTLDLVVLAAEWGHGRRTGKLSNLHLGARARDGGFVMLGKTFKGMTDAMLAWQTERLRELAVEENGYVVTVRPELVVEIAYDGLQRSSRYPAGVTLRFARVLRYREDKRPEEADTVETLLAAHPQVRP, encoded by the coding sequence ATGCTGCTGACCCGGCTCGCCGACGTGTCCCGGGAGGTCGCCGCCGTTCCGGCGCGCTCCCGCAAGATCGCCCTGCTCGCCGAACTCTTCCGGGAGGCGGACGCGCAGGACGTCCCCATCGTCATCCCCTACCTGGCCGGACGGCTCCCCCAGGGCCGCCTGGGCGTCGGGTGGAAGGTGCTGAGCCGTCCGGTCGCCCCGGCCGACGGGCCCACCCTCTCCGTGCGGGAGACGGATGCCCGGCTCACCGAGCTCGGCACGGTGTCGGGCCCCGGATCGCAGGCCGAACGGACGCGTCTGGTGGGCGAGTTGATGAGCGCGGCCACCGCGGACGAACAGCGGTTCCTGCTCGGCCTCATCACCGGCGAGGTCCGCCAGGGCGCGCTGGACGCCGTCGCCGTGGAGGGCCTGGCACAGGCGACCGGCGCGCCCCCGGGAGACGTGCGGCGGGCGGTGATGCTGGCGGGCTCGCTGCAGTCGGTGGCGCGGGCGCTGCTCGCGGACGGGCCCGCGGCACTGGAGTCGTTCCGGCTCACCGTGGGCCGCCCGGTGCAGCCGATGCTGGCGCACACCGCGTCCTCCGTCACCGAGGCGGTCGGCAGACTCGGCGCCTGCGCGGTCGAGGAGAAGCTGGACGGCATCCGCGTCCAGGTGCACCGCGACGGCGACGACGTGCGCCTGTACACCCGCACCCTCGACGACATCACCGACCGCCTGCCCGAGGTGACCCGTGCGGCGAGGGGGCTGGCGGGGTCGCGTTTCATCCTGGACGGCGAGGTCATCGCCCTCGACGGGACGGGCCGCCCGCGTTCCTTCCAGGAGACCGCCGGCCGGGTCGGCTCCCGGGTGGACGTGGCGACGGCCGCGGAGGCGGTGCCGGTCTCCCCCGTCTTCTTCGACGTGCTGTCCGTGGACGGACGGGACCTGCTCGACCTGCCCCTCGCCGAGCGTCAGGCGGAACTGGCCCGGCTGGCGCCCGAGCCGATGCGGGTGCGCCGCACGCTCGTGTCCGGCCCCGAGGACGCCGGGGCGGCGGAGGAGTTCTCCCGCCGGACGCTGCTGCGCGGCCACGAGGGCGTCGTGGTCAAGGCGCTGGACGCGCCCTACAGCGCGGGCCGGCGCGGGGCGTCCTGGCTGAAGGTCAAGCCGGTGCACACGCTCGACCTGGTGGTCCTGGCCGCCGAATGGGGCCACGGGCGGCGCACCGGCAAGCTCTCCAACCTCCACCTGGGCGCCCGCGCGCGGGACGGCGGCTTCGTGATGCTCGGCAAGACCTTCAAGGGCATGACCGACGCGATGCTGGCCTGGCAGACGGAGCGCCTGCGGGAGCTGGCCGTCGAGGAGAACGGGTACGTGGTGACCGTCCGCCCCGAGCTCGTCGTCGAGATCGCCTACGACGGCCTGCAGCGCTCCTCCCGCTACCCGGCCGGGGTCACCCTGCGCTTCGCCCGCGTGCTGCGCTACCGCGAGGACAAGCGGCCCGAGGAGGCGGACACGGTGGAGACCCTGCTCGCCGCCCACCCGCAGGTGCGTCCGTGA
- a CDS encoding acyl-CoA dehydrogenase family protein, protein MAEFTMELNDEQKEVRDWLHGFAADVIRPAAAEWDEREETPWPVIQEAAKVGIYSLDFYAQQYFDPTGLGIPMAMEELFWGDAGIALSIVGTGLAAVGVLANGTEEQIGTWIPQMYGDANDVKVAAFCSSEPDAGSDVASLRTRAVYDEAKDEWVLNGTKTWATNGGIANVHVVVAAVDPELGSKGHASFIVPPGTPGLAQGQKFKKHGIRASHTAEVVLDNVRVPGSCLLGGKEKLDERLARARERAKTGGERVKNAAMATFEASRPAVGAMAVGTARAAYEVALDYAKTREQFGRPIIDNQGVAFQLADMRTQIDAARLLVWRASWMAVNGKPFTAAEGSMSKLYASETAKKVTAQAVQILGGNGYTREYPVERMHRDAAIYTIFEGTSEIQRLVIARTLSGMPIR, encoded by the coding sequence ATGGCCGAGTTCACCATGGAGCTCAACGACGAACAGAAGGAGGTCCGGGACTGGCTGCACGGCTTCGCCGCCGACGTCATCCGCCCCGCGGCAGCCGAATGGGACGAGCGTGAGGAGACTCCCTGGCCGGTCATCCAGGAGGCGGCGAAGGTCGGCATCTACTCCCTCGACTTCTACGCGCAGCAGTACTTCGACCCCACCGGCCTCGGCATCCCGATGGCCATGGAGGAGCTGTTCTGGGGCGACGCGGGCATCGCGCTGTCCATCGTGGGCACCGGGCTGGCCGCCGTGGGCGTCCTCGCCAACGGGACCGAGGAGCAGATCGGCACCTGGATCCCGCAGATGTACGGCGACGCGAACGACGTCAAGGTGGCCGCCTTCTGCTCCTCCGAGCCCGACGCCGGCTCCGACGTGGCGTCCCTGCGCACGCGGGCCGTGTACGACGAGGCCAAGGACGAGTGGGTGCTCAACGGCACCAAGACCTGGGCGACCAACGGCGGCATCGCCAACGTCCACGTGGTCGTGGCGGCCGTGGACCCCGAGCTCGGCTCCAAGGGACACGCCTCCTTCATCGTCCCGCCGGGCACCCCGGGGCTCGCCCAGGGCCAGAAGTTCAAGAAGCACGGCATCCGCGCCTCGCACACCGCCGAGGTCGTCCTCGACAACGTGCGGGTCCCCGGCTCCTGCCTGCTCGGCGGCAAGGAGAAGCTGGACGAGCGGCTGGCGCGGGCCCGCGAGCGGGCGAAGACGGGCGGCGAGCGGGTGAAGAACGCGGCGATGGCCACGTTCGAGGCCTCGCGCCCCGCCGTCGGCGCGATGGCCGTCGGTACGGCCCGCGCCGCCTACGAGGTCGCCCTCGACTACGCCAAGACGCGTGAGCAGTTCGGCCGCCCGATCATCGACAACCAGGGCGTCGCCTTCCAGCTCGCGGACATGCGCACCCAGATCGACGCCGCGCGGCTGCTGGTCTGGCGCGCCTCCTGGATGGCGGTCAACGGGAAGCCGTTCACCGCCGCCGAGGGCTCGATGTCGAAGCTGTACGCCAGCGAGACGGCGAAGAAGGTCACCGCGCAGGCCGTCCAGATCCTCGGCGGCAACGGCTACACCCGCGAGTACCCGGTGGAGCGCATGCACCGCGACGCGGCCATCTACACCATTTTCGAGGGCACGAGCGAGATCCAGCGGCTGGTGATCGCCCGCACGCTGTCGGGAATGCCGATCCGCTGA
- a CDS encoding DUF6213 family protein, which translates to MNREVTLPLIVDDRGTLQVTAADVSKLLRTLGGRWLHLVEAGAEDLDENTVAALTIELAKLADRIDVACIAHSSGGAP; encoded by the coding sequence GTGAACCGCGAAGTGACCCTGCCCCTGATCGTCGACGACCGCGGGACCCTGCAGGTGACCGCGGCGGACGTGAGCAAGCTGCTCCGCACGCTGGGGGGCCGGTGGCTGCATCTCGTCGAGGCCGGGGCGGAGGATCTCGACGAGAACACCGTCGCCGCGTTGACGATCGAACTCGCCAAGCTCGCCGACCGGATCGACGTGGCCTGCATCGCGCACAGCAGCGGAGGCGCGCCGTAG
- a CDS encoding TetR family transcriptional regulator, producing MDTTQRTEQQRSADRRRRELLEAADRVVLRDGPQASMNAIAAEAGITKPILYRHFGDKGGLYAALATRHTDALLDSLRAALDAPAERRERVEATLDTYLAAIEARPQVYRFLMHPADTGAGPDQGFDVGKHSAPLLRRMGEELAQVIEERLDLGPGSQQLARVWGHGIVGMMHAAGDWWLGERPCSRAELVRSLADLLWGRLAAAGDKVGGPGF from the coding sequence ATGGACACCACGCAGCGGACCGAGCAGCAGCGGTCCGCCGACCGACGACGGCGCGAGTTGCTGGAGGCCGCCGACCGGGTGGTGCTGCGCGACGGCCCGCAGGCGTCCATGAACGCCATCGCGGCGGAGGCCGGCATCACCAAACCGATCCTCTACCGCCACTTCGGCGACAAGGGCGGACTCTACGCCGCTCTCGCCACCCGGCACACGGACGCCCTGCTGGACTCGCTGCGCGCCGCGCTCGACGCGCCCGCCGAACGGCGGGAACGGGTCGAGGCGACCCTGGACACCTACCTCGCCGCGATCGAGGCCCGGCCGCAGGTGTACCGGTTCCTGATGCACCCTGCCGACACCGGCGCGGGCCCGGACCAGGGCTTCGACGTCGGCAAGCACAGCGCGCCCCTGCTGCGCCGGATGGGCGAGGAGCTGGCCCAGGTGATCGAGGAGCGGCTGGATCTCGGTCCCGGCAGCCAGCAGCTCGCCCGGGTGTGGGGGCACGGGATCGTCGGGATGATGCACGCGGCGGGCGACTGGTGGCTGGGCGAGCGGCCGTGCTCCCGCGCCGAACTGGTGCGGAGTCTGGCCGACCTGCTGTGGGGTCGCCTCGCGGCGGCCGGCGACAAGGTCGGCGGCCCCGGCTTCTGA
- a CDS encoding helix-turn-helix domain-containing protein — MATDDVLAEVGPRLRRIRKEREVTLAALSGATGISVSTLSRLESGLRKPSLELLLPIAQAHRVPLDELVGAPPVSDPRVRAEPLVRHGRTFWPLSRQPGGLQAFKVLVPQREEEPEPRTHEGYEWLYVMSGRLRVVLAEHDVVMTAGEAAEFDTRVPHWFGSTGEGPAEFLSLFGPQGERMHVRARPSQR, encoded by the coding sequence ATGGCTACCGATGACGTACTCGCGGAGGTCGGGCCCAGGCTGCGTCGCATCCGCAAGGAGCGGGAGGTGACGCTCGCCGCGCTGTCCGGCGCGACCGGCATCTCCGTCAGCACCCTGTCGCGGCTGGAGTCCGGGCTGCGCAAGCCCAGCCTGGAACTGCTGCTGCCGATCGCACAGGCCCACCGGGTGCCGCTGGACGAACTGGTCGGGGCGCCCCCGGTCAGCGATCCCCGGGTGCGTGCCGAGCCCCTGGTGCGGCACGGGCGCACCTTCTGGCCGCTGTCCCGGCAGCCCGGCGGACTGCAGGCGTTCAAGGTGCTGGTGCCGCAGCGCGAGGAGGAGCCGGAACCGCGCACCCACGAGGGCTACGAATGGCTCTATGTGATGTCGGGACGGCTGCGGGTGGTGCTCGCGGAGCACGACGTGGTGATGACGGCCGGGGAGGCGGCCGAGTTCGACACGCGCGTGCCGCACTGGTTCGGATCGACGGGAGAAGGGCCCGCCGAGTTCCTCAGCCTCTTCGGGCCGCAGGGCGAACGGATGCATGTGCGGGCGCGGCCGTCGCAGAGGTGA
- a CDS encoding NUDIX domain-containing protein produces MTARRSAGLLLFRRTGAGPEVLLGHMGGPYFAKKDAGAWTVPKGEYASDEPAWEAARREFREELGLDPPDGEPIALGEVRQTGGKIVTVWAVEADLDPAAVEPGTFTMEWPPRSGRTREFPELDRVAWYGMERARELIVTAQAAFLDRLAEHSSPSA; encoded by the coding sequence GTGACCGCGCGCCGAAGTGCCGGCCTGCTGTTGTTCCGGCGGACCGGGGCGGGCCCCGAGGTGTTGCTGGGGCACATGGGCGGCCCCTACTTCGCGAAGAAGGACGCCGGTGCGTGGACCGTCCCCAAGGGCGAGTACGCGTCCGACGAGCCCGCCTGGGAGGCGGCCCGGCGCGAGTTCCGCGAGGAGCTGGGGCTGGACCCGCCCGACGGCGAACCGATCGCGCTCGGCGAGGTGCGGCAGACCGGCGGCAAGATCGTCACGGTGTGGGCCGTCGAGGCGGATCTCGACCCGGCCGCCGTCGAGCCGGGCACGTTCACCATGGAATGGCCGCCCCGCTCGGGGCGCACCCGGGAGTTCCCCGAACTCGACCGGGTGGCCTGGTACGGCATGGAACGCGCGCGTGAGCTGATCGTCACGGCGCAGGCCGCGTTTCTGGACCGGCTGGCGGAGCACTCGTCACCGAGCGCCTGA
- a CDS encoding MurT ligase domain-containing protein, whose amino-acid sequence MAGNSDPLTPRAKIAVTAGKAVAAASRAAGRGSGSVIGGRVALKLDPDLLARLAQNLDVVLVSATNGKTTTTRLIAEALRAAGPVVSNALGANMPAGITSALAGGSEARYGVIEVDEKYLAGVARDTAPKCIALLNLSRDQLDRAAETRMLAENWREGLAGSKAVVVANADDPLVVWAASSSPNVVWVAAGQMWKDDAWSCPSCGGVMQRPGDDWFCGECGFRRPTPSWALSGDHVIDPHGSAWPIHLQLPGRANKANAASSAAVAAVFGVPPQVALERMYAVQAVAGRYDVVQFQGRDLRLLLAKNPAGWLETFSLIDPPPTPVILSVNARGADGTDTSWLWDVDYTRLTGHPIFVVGDRKLDLAVRLEVANQHFQVCENLDQAVQQAPPGRIEVIANYTAFQDLRRRVGN is encoded by the coding sequence ATGGCAGGCAACTCGGACCCGCTCACGCCGCGGGCCAAGATCGCCGTGACCGCGGGCAAGGCGGTCGCGGCGGCGTCGCGCGCCGCGGGGCGCGGCAGCGGTTCGGTGATCGGCGGCCGGGTGGCGCTCAAACTCGACCCCGACCTCCTCGCCCGGCTCGCCCAGAACCTGGACGTGGTCCTCGTCTCGGCGACCAACGGCAAGACCACCACCACCCGGCTGATCGCCGAGGCGCTGCGCGCCGCCGGCCCGGTCGTGTCCAACGCGCTCGGCGCCAACATGCCGGCCGGCATCACCTCGGCCCTCGCGGGCGGCTCCGAGGCCCGCTACGGCGTCATCGAGGTCGACGAGAAGTACCTCGCGGGCGTCGCCCGGGACACCGCGCCCAAGTGCATCGCGCTGCTCAACCTCTCCCGCGACCAGCTGGACCGCGCCGCCGAGACCCGGATGCTCGCGGAGAACTGGCGTGAGGGGCTCGCCGGCTCCAAGGCCGTCGTGGTCGCCAACGCCGACGACCCGCTGGTGGTCTGGGCGGCCTCCTCCTCCCCCAACGTCGTCTGGGTCGCCGCCGGTCAGATGTGGAAGGACGACGCCTGGTCGTGCCCGTCCTGCGGCGGCGTCATGCAGCGGCCCGGTGACGACTGGTTCTGCGGAGAGTGCGGCTTCCGCCGTCCGACGCCGAGCTGGGCGCTCTCCGGCGACCACGTCATCGACCCGCACGGGTCGGCCTGGCCGATCCACCTCCAGCTGCCGGGCCGCGCCAACAAGGCCAACGCCGCCTCCTCGGCCGCCGTGGCAGCCGTCTTCGGCGTGCCGCCCCAGGTGGCGCTGGAGCGGATGTACGCGGTGCAGGCCGTCGCCGGGCGCTATGACGTCGTGCAGTTCCAGGGACGCGACCTTCGGCTGCTGCTGGCGAAGAACCCGGCCGGCTGGCTGGAGACGTTCAGCCTGATCGACCCGCCGCCGACCCCGGTCATCCTCTCGGTGAACGCGCGCGGCGCCGACGGCACCGACACCTCCTGGCTGTGGGACGTCGACTACACGCGGCTGACCGGTCACCCGATCTTCGTCGTCGGCGACCGGAAGCTGGACCTCGCCGTACGTCTCGAGGTCGCGAACCAGCACTTCCAGGTCTGCGAGAACCTCGACCAGGCCGTGCAGCAGGCGCCGCCCGGCCGGATCGAGGTCATCGCGAACTACACCGCGTTCCAGGACCTGCGCCGCCGCGTCGGCAACTGA
- the def gene encoding peptide deformylase: protein MRHGSIPGARGRVRPLTLLGDPVLHARCEDVTDFGPQLARLVEDMFATMYAAQGVGLAANQVGEALRVFVYDCPDDEDVRHVGHVVNPRLVEADGLVLRGPEGCLSLPGLEAGTERHDHAVVEGRTMTGERLRVHGTGFFARCLQHECDHLEGLVYADRVSGWRGRRLSRQVRRAAWHNTV from the coding sequence ATGCGACACGGCTCCATCCCGGGCGCCCGCGGGCGCGTCCGGCCCCTCACCCTGCTCGGCGACCCCGTCCTGCACGCCCGTTGCGAGGACGTCACCGACTTCGGCCCCCAACTCGCCCGTCTCGTCGAGGACATGTTCGCGACGATGTACGCGGCCCAGGGCGTCGGCCTGGCGGCGAACCAGGTCGGCGAGGCGCTGCGGGTGTTCGTCTACGACTGCCCCGACGACGAGGACGTCCGTCATGTGGGCCATGTGGTGAACCCGCGCCTGGTCGAGGCCGACGGACTGGTCCTGCGTGGTCCCGAGGGGTGTCTGTCCCTTCCGGGCCTGGAGGCGGGGACGGAGCGCCACGACCACGCCGTGGTCGAGGGCCGCACGATGACGGGGGAGCGGCTGCGGGTCCACGGCACGGGATTCTTCGCCAGATGCCTGCAGCACGAGTGCGACCACCTGGAGGGCTTGGTGTACGCGGACCGGGTCTCGGGCTGGCGGGGCCGACGGCTGTCCCGCCAGGTGCGCCGGGCCGCCTGGCACAACACGGTCTAG
- a CDS encoding NADPH:quinone oxidoreductase family protein, producing MQAWQVHENGEPSEVMRLTDVERPTPGDGQVLLRVRAANINFPDVLMCRGHYQVRPPLPFTPGVEICGETEDGRRVIANPALPHGGFAEYALADAAALLPAPESLDDAEAAALHIGYQTGWFGLHRRARLEAGETLLVHAAAGGVGSAAVQLGKAAGARVIGVVGGAGKAAVARELGCDTVIDRHAEDVVAAVKEATGGRGADVIYDPVGGEAYTQSAKTVAFEGRIVVVGFASGTIPSPALNHALVKNYAILGLHWGLYNTKNPKLVQHCHEQLTDLAARGAIKPLISERTPLDGAAAAVQRVADGVTTGRVAVVPQNGAAV from the coding sequence ATGCAGGCATGGCAGGTGCACGAGAACGGCGAGCCGAGCGAGGTGATGCGGCTCACGGACGTGGAGCGGCCCACGCCCGGCGACGGCCAGGTCCTGCTCAGGGTGCGCGCCGCGAACATCAACTTCCCGGACGTGCTGATGTGCCGGGGCCACTACCAGGTGCGGCCGCCGCTGCCGTTCACCCCGGGCGTGGAGATCTGCGGTGAGACCGAGGACGGCCGCCGTGTGATCGCCAACCCGGCCCTGCCGCACGGCGGCTTCGCCGAGTACGCCCTCGCGGACGCCGCCGCTCTGCTGCCCGCCCCCGAGTCGTTGGACGACGCCGAGGCCGCCGCCCTGCACATCGGCTACCAGACCGGCTGGTTCGGACTGCACCGCAGGGCGCGCCTCGAAGCGGGCGAGACGCTCCTCGTCCACGCCGCCGCCGGAGGCGTGGGCAGCGCGGCCGTACAGCTCGGGAAGGCGGCGGGCGCGAGGGTCATCGGCGTCGTGGGCGGCGCCGGGAAGGCGGCCGTCGCCCGGGAACTGGGCTGCGACACGGTGATCGACCGGCACGCCGAGGACGTCGTCGCCGCCGTGAAGGAGGCCACCGGCGGCCGGGGCGCCGACGTGATCTACGACCCCGTCGGCGGCGAGGCCTACACGCAGTCCGCGAAGACCGTCGCCTTCGAGGGCCGGATCGTGGTCGTCGGCTTCGCGAGCGGGACCATCCCGAGCCCCGCGCTGAACCACGCGCTGGTGAAGAACTACGCGATCCTGGGCCTGCACTGGGGTCTGTACAACACGAAGAACCCCAAGCTGGTCCAGCACTGCCACGAGCAGCTCACCGACCTGGCCGCCCGGGGTGCGATCAAGCCGCTGATCAGCGAGCGCACACCGCTCGACGGGGCCGCGGCCGCCGTGCAGCGGGTCGCCGACGGCGTCACCACCGGCCGGGTCGCCGTCGTACCGCAGAACGGAGCCGCCGTATGA
- a CDS encoding NADP-dependent succinic semialdehyde dehydrogenase has translation MPIATVNPANGETLETYEAMGEEELERRLQLAEATFRTYRTTTCPERARLLNRAADLLDEDQPEIGRTMTVEMGKPVRQARAEAAKCARAMRWYAEHAQELLADEEPAAADVKDSGGSRAVVRYRPLGPVLAVMPWNFPLWQVVRFAAPALMAGNVGLLKHASNVPRTALYLEELFHRAGFPEGCFQTLLVGSGAVDEILRDERVKAATLTGSEPAGRAVAATAGEMIKKTVLELGGSDPYVVMPSADVDRAAEVAVTARVQNNGQSCIAAKRFIVHADVYDAFTERFVAGMAALRVGDPLEEETEVGPLASEQGRADLEELVDDARRSGAEVLCGGERPDGPGWYYPPTVLAGVTREMRIHREEAFGPVATVYRATDLDAAVLIANDSPFGLSSNVWTRDEAEVDRFVRDLEAGGVFVNGMTASHPGFPFGGVKRSGYGRELSGHGIREFCNITTVWHGA, from the coding sequence ATGCCCATCGCGACGGTGAACCCGGCGAACGGCGAGACGCTCGAGACGTACGAGGCCATGGGCGAGGAGGAGCTGGAACGCCGGCTCCAGCTCGCCGAGGCCACCTTCCGCACGTACCGGACGACGACGTGTCCCGAACGCGCACGGCTGCTGAACCGGGCCGCCGACCTGCTAGACGAGGACCAGCCGGAGATCGGCCGGACCATGACCGTCGAGATGGGCAAACCGGTCAGGCAGGCGCGGGCCGAGGCCGCGAAGTGCGCCAGGGCGATGCGCTGGTACGCCGAGCACGCGCAGGAGCTGCTCGCCGACGAGGAGCCGGCCGCCGCCGACGTGAAGGACTCCGGCGGCTCGCGCGCCGTGGTCCGGTACCGGCCGCTGGGTCCGGTGCTCGCGGTGATGCCGTGGAACTTCCCGCTGTGGCAGGTCGTGCGGTTCGCCGCGCCGGCGCTGATGGCGGGCAACGTGGGCCTGCTCAAGCACGCCTCGAACGTCCCGAGGACCGCGCTGTACCTGGAGGAGCTGTTCCACCGGGCCGGCTTCCCCGAGGGCTGCTTCCAGACCCTGCTCGTCGGTTCGGGCGCGGTGGACGAGATCCTGCGCGACGAACGGGTCAAGGCGGCGACCCTGACCGGCAGCGAGCCGGCCGGACGGGCCGTCGCCGCCACCGCCGGCGAGATGATCAAGAAGACGGTGCTGGAGCTGGGCGGCAGCGACCCCTACGTGGTGATGCCGTCCGCGGACGTCGACCGGGCGGCCGAGGTCGCGGTGACCGCGCGCGTGCAGAACAACGGGCAGTCGTGCATCGCCGCCAAACGGTTCATCGTCCACGCGGACGTCTACGACGCCTTCACCGAGCGGTTCGTCGCGGGCATGGCGGCCCTGCGGGTCGGGGATCCGCTGGAGGAGGAGACGGAGGTCGGCCCGCTGGCGAGCGAACAGGGGCGGGCCGACCTGGAGGAACTGGTGGACGACGCGCGACGCTCCGGGGCCGAGGTGCTGTGCGGGGGCGAACGGCCCGACGGCCCCGGCTGGTACTACCCGCCCACCGTCCTGGCCGGCGTCACGCGGGAGATGCGCATTCACCGCGAGGAGGCGTTCGGGCCGGTGGCGACCGTGTACCGGGCGACCGACCTGGACGCGGCGGTGCTCATCGCCAACGACTCGCCGTTCGGGCTGAGTTCCAACGTCTGGACGCGCGACGAGGCCGAGGTGGACCGGTTCGTCCGGGATCTGGAGGCCGGCGGGGTGTTCGTCAACGGGATGACCGCGTCCCATCCGGGGTTCCCGTTCGGCGGGGTGAAGCGGTCCGGATACGGCCGGGAGCTGTCCGGGCACGGAATCCGGGAGTTCTGCAACATCACCACGGTTTGGCACGGTGCGTGA
- a CDS encoding type 1 glutamine amidotransferase translates to MSDNQLRLVWIYPDLLSTYGDQGNALVVERRARQRGLDVARLDVRSDQPIPTSGDIYLIGGGEDRPQRLAAERLRRDAHLYQAVNNGAIVFAVCAGYQILGHEFVNDLGQREPGLGLLDVTTTRGEGERCVGDVLGDIDPRLGLPQLTGFENHQGVTHLGPTARPLARVQLGKGNGTGDGTEGAYNDTVFGTYMHGPVLARNPLIADLLLKLALDVNALPPIDDRWYEALRSERIAAAQQPA, encoded by the coding sequence ATGAGCGACAACCAACTGCGGCTGGTGTGGATCTATCCGGACCTGCTGAGCACCTACGGGGACCAGGGCAACGCCCTCGTCGTCGAGCGCCGCGCGCGCCAGCGCGGTCTCGACGTGGCCCGGCTCGACGTGCGCAGCGACCAGCCGATCCCGACCTCCGGCGACATCTACCTCATCGGCGGCGGCGAGGACCGGCCGCAGCGCCTCGCGGCGGAGCGGCTGCGCCGGGACGCGCACCTGTACCAGGCGGTGAACAACGGCGCGATCGTGTTCGCGGTCTGCGCCGGCTACCAGATCCTCGGCCACGAGTTCGTCAACGACCTCGGCCAGCGCGAGCCGGGCCTCGGCCTGCTGGACGTGACGACCACGCGCGGCGAGGGCGAGCGGTGTGTCGGCGACGTCCTCGGCGACATCGACCCGCGGCTCGGCCTGCCCCAGCTGACCGGCTTCGAGAACCACCAGGGCGTCACCCACCTCGGCCCGACCGCCCGTCCGCTGGCCCGCGTCCAGCTCGGCAAGGGCAACGGCACCGGCGACGGCACCGAGGGCGCGTACAACGACACCGTGTTCGGCACGTACATGCACGGCCCGGTGCTCGCGCGCAACCCGCTGATCGCGGACCTGCTGCTGAAACTGGCGCTCGACGTGAACGCGCTGCCGCCGATCGACGACCGCTGGTACGAGGCGCTGCGCAGCGAGCGCATCGCCGCCGCCCAGCAACCCGCGTGA